One genomic region from Phocoena sinus isolate mPhoSin1 chromosome 3, mPhoSin1.pri, whole genome shotgun sequence encodes:
- the TARS1 gene encoding threonine--tRNA ligase 1, cytoplasmic, producing the protein MGDEKSVGASEEKRKEGGKKKNKEGSGDGGRAELNPWPEYINIRLEMYNKLKAEHDSILAEKAEKDSKPIKVTLPDGKQLDAESWKTTPYQIACGISQGLADNTVIAKVNKVVWDLDRPLEEDCTLELLKFEDEEAQAVYWHSTAHIMGEAMERVYGGCLCYGPPIENGFYYDMYLEEGGVSSNDFSSLEALCKKIIKEKQAFERLEVKKETLLEMFKYNKFKCRILNEKVNTPTTTVYRCGPLIDLCRGPHVRHTGKIKTLKIHKNSSTYWEGKADMETLQRIYGISFPDPKMLKEWEKFQEEAKNRDHRKIGRDQELYFFHELSPGSCFFLPKGAYIYNTLIEFIRSEYRKRGFQEVITPNIYNSRLWMTSGHWQHYSENMFSFEVEKELFALKPMNCPGHCLMFDHRPRSWRELPLRVADFGVLHRNELSGALTGLTRVRRFQQDDAHIFCAIEQIEDEIKGCLDFLRTVYSIFGFSFKLNLSTRPEKFLGDIEVWNQAEKQLENSLNEFGEKWELNPGDGAFYGPKIDIQIKDAIGRYHQCATIQLDFQLPIRFNLTFVSHDGDDKKRPVIIHRAILGSVERMIAILTENYGGKWPFWLSPRQVMVVPVGPTCDEYAQKVRQQFHDAKFMVDIDLDPGCTLNKKIRNAQLAQYNFILVVGEKEKTSSTVNIRTRDNKVHGERTISETIEWLQQLKQSRSKQAEEEF; encoded by the exons ATGGGAGACGAGAAGTCG GTAGGTGCCAGTGAAGAGAAACGAAAGGAAGGAGgcaagaagaagaacaaagaaggcTCTGGGGATGGAGGTCGAGCAGAG TTGAATCCTTGGCCTGAATATATTAACATACGTCTTGAGATGTATAATAAACTAAAAGCAGAACACGATTCCATTCTggcagaaaaagcagaaaaagacagCAAGCCAATTAAAGTCACCCTGCCTGACGGTAAACAGTTGGATGCAGAATCCTGGAAAACTACGCCGTATCAAATTGCTTGTGGAATTAG tcaaggcCTGGCTGACAACACTGTTATCGCTAAGGTGAATAAAGTCGTCTGGGACCTAGACCGTCCTCTGGAGGAAGATTGTACCTTGGAGCTTCTCAAGTTTGAGGACGAGGAAGCTCAAGCA gTATATTGGCACTCGACTGCTCACATAATGGGTGAAGCCATGGAAAGAGTCTATGGTGGGTGTTTGTGTTATGGTCCACCAATAGAAAATGGATTCTATTATGACATGTACCTTGAAGAAGG ggGTGTGTCCAGCAACGATTTCTCTTCTTTGGAGGCTTTATGtaagaaaatcattaaagaaaaacaagcttTTGAAAGATTAGAAGTTAAGAAGGAAACTTTACTGGAAATGTTTAAG tACAACAAGTTcaaatgcaggatattgaatGAAAAAGTGAATACTCCAACTACCACAGTCTATAG GTGTGGCCCCTTGATAGATCTCTGCCGGGGTCCTCATGTCAGACACACTGGCAAAATCAAGACTTTGAAAATACACAAA AATTCCTCCACCTACTGGGAAGGCAAGGCAGATATGGAGACTCTGCAGAGAATTTATGGCATTTCATTCCCAGATcctaaaatgttgaaagaatggGAGAAGTTCCAAGAGGAGGCTAAAAACCGAGATCATAGGAAAATTGGAAGG GACCAGGAACTATATTTCTTCCATGAACTCAGCCCTGGAAGTTGCTTTTTCCTGCCGAAGGGAGCATACATTTATAATACACTTATTGAATTCATCAGG AGTGAATATAGGAAACGAGGATTCCAGGAGGTGATCACCCCAAACATCTACAACAGCCGACTCTGGATGACCTCGGGCCACTGGCAGCACTACAGCGAGAACATGTTCTCCTTTGAGGTGGAGAAGGAGCTGTTTGCTCTGAAACCCATGAACTGCCCGGGACACTG ccTTATGTTTGATCATCGGCCAAGATCCTGGCGAGAGTTGCCTCTGCGAGTAGCTGATTTTGGGGTGCTTCATAGGAATGAGCTGTCGGGAGCGCTCACAGGACTCACTCGGGTACGAAGGTTCCAGCAGGATGACGCTCACATATTCTGTGCCATAGAGCAG attgAGGATGAAATAAAAGGGTGTTTGGATTTTCTGCGTACAGTATATAGcatatttgggttttcttttaaactgaacCTGTCTACTCGCCCGGAAAAATTCCTTGGAGATATTGAAGTATGGAATCAAGCTGAGAAA CAACTTGAAAACAGTCTGAATGAGTTTGGTGAAAAGTGGGAATTAAATCCTGGAGATGGAGCTTTCTATGGTCCAAAG ATTGACATACAGATTAAAGATGCCATTGGTCGGTACCACCAGTGTGCAACAATCCAGTTGGATTTTCAGTTGCCCATTAGATTTAATCTTACTTTTGTAAG CCATGATGGTGATGATAAGAAAAGGCCGGTGATTATCCATAGAGCCATCTTGGGGTCAGTGGAAAGAATGATTGCTATCCTCACTGAAAACTATGGGGGCAAATG GCCCTTCTGGCTGTCTCCTCGCCAGGTAATGGTAGTTCCAGTGGGACCAACATGTGATGAATATGCCCAAAAG GTACGGCAACAATTCCACGATGCTAAATTCATGGTGGACATTGATCTGGATCCGGGCTGTACGTTAAACAAGAAGATCAGAAATGCACAGTTAGCACAGTATAACTTCATCCTAG TTGttggtgagaaagagaaaaccagcAGCACTGTCAATATCCGTACCAGAGATAATAAGGTGCACGGAGAACGTACTATTTCTGAAACCATCGAGTGGCTCCAGCAGCTCAAGCAGTCCCGCAGCAAACAGGCAGAAGAAGAATTTTAA